The Astyanax mexicanus isolate ESR-SI-001 chromosome 20, AstMex3_surface, whole genome shotgun sequence genome contains a region encoding:
- the nrip1b gene encoding nuclear receptor-interacting protein 1: MTHGEEPGPETHQDSAVLTYLEGLLMHQVASGPGPTATRRSEAGNNDGEPGNQGTRGIQLPNHGSSPPEKGSPPGASSQHLKKARLLRSGAWSEVEKERKKDAPMGQVNGQVKEHHKAALDSSSQGESTLLASLLQSFSSRLQTVAMSQCITQSNKQLDGESNESAPADKDTFQGFCTASSRLKGLMRKNKQQNHNTVPYSRRNSQDRRSESPRNSQSSATDSMSCAERLKAVATLVKNRSSPASSPKPSVACSQLALLLSSEAHLQQYSREQALKAQLSGRTASERLAAIATQQTMDKRPRESLIAPDMLSSLNALNGALPSPPLNSSKRSPSLTPNQNVSTSSPRPSPQLPKEKRPFDRPSSRPPQNCSSLLLLLLNNHNSQKNLTKNGHLEDDCAAPPSQASSHQSDSEYSNQENSLTKDSSDAESCYSSCSPIDLSMRSRVSSQKSEPPSSASSLDKLTETLLNKWKPETPGPKVPEARELEMSPDMKSHHKVTLMQLLLDRKNNEKVNKIADNPDLQHDATLSNMARGPLKRLGTLEESRTQNALERLTGGGLSTFSLSEDTSNTPSPYSYSSPIVQNSPMDLCKSKNHTNEKTEPAFSASKLLQNLAQCGLQNPSPSPPLQTHRPANKRQSPELEVDRPQSLLDGLVPPVKRNKTPLFEPPPTTFTLFGQERSPPASMQIENLLERRNVLQLLLGNASHKEKSSGRRSTEAATGAFERPTGASVISDCSNGPSLNIKIKTEPGEESLLSDSSDDGGRWWRSGHERQSPLAKAHDNVKAEDCPTEAAAKYGLLSQLLKQQSTTYHSSPRTEPHVSTVKEEQLDYQGPLPKKRKLCLELAEHLSNELCQRPLDTVSERPVSGTPEERSSRRLLSPKEEDSFIKGPVGKAPTRDSQGFNVLKQLLLSDNCLKELSQPRGTPSPFLPQPHCKANGNFTHPSYNSELVNFPWFPQTLNSGPGNLKPLSSPPGNSTQGSPWPKGSPRPSSTPVKKETESSPRWAMGGDSKSESRPDSPPLTRSNPILYYMLQRGNGQLRKEMQDHVQRTHCGVTVKEEPFTDSRYHEHRLSTIQRSPIHSERHSNGSEHLNGSLQKL, translated from the coding sequence ATGACTCATGGGGAGGAGCCTGGCCCTGAGACACACCAGGATTCAGCTGTTTTAACTTATCTGGAAGGTTTACTAATGCATCAGGTGGCGTCTGGGCCTGGTCCCACAGCAACAAGGAGATCAGAGGCTGGCAACAATGATGGGGAGCCTGGAAACCAGGGGACCAGGGGCATTCAGCTACCCAATCATGGCTCGAGCCCACCAGAGAAAGGCAGCCCCCCTGGAGCATCCTCCCAGCACCTTAAAAAGGCCAGATTGTTGCGTTCAGGGGcttggagtgaggtagagaaagagaggaaaaaagacgCTCCCATGGGGCAAGTGAACGGGCAGGTCAAGGAACACCATAAAGCAGCCCTGGATAGTTCTTCACAGGGAGAGAGCACACTGCTGGCCTCTCTGCTCCAGTCCTTTAGCTCGCGCCTACAGACCGTGGCCATGTCACAGTGCATCACCCAGAGCAACAAACAGCTTGATGGAGAGAGCAATGAGAGTGCTCCCGCTGACAAGGACACCTTCCAGGGCTTCTGTACCGCCTCTAGTCGCCTCAAAGGTCTAATGAGGAAAAACAAGCAACAGAACCACAACACCGTGCCTTACAGTCGCCGTAACAGCCAAGACCGGCGCTCAGAGTCCCCTCGCAACTCACAGAGCTCTGCGACTGACTCCATGTCCTGTGCAGAGCGCTTAAAAGCTGTGGCCACTCTTGTAAAGAACAGGTCCAGTCCTGCCTCTTCCCCTAAGCCCAGCGTGGCCTGTAGTCAGTTGGCGTTGCTGCTCTCCAGTGAAGCCCATCTGCAGCAATATTCCCGAGAGCAGGCCTTAAAAGCACAATTATCTGGCCGAACAGCCAGCGAGAGGCTGGCAGCCATCGCTACGCAGCAAACGATGGATAAGAGACCGAGAGAGTCGTTGATTGCCCCAGACATGCTAAGCTCCTTAAATGCCCTAAACGGAGCACTCCCCTCACCACCATTAAATTCCAGCAAGAGGAGCCCTTCCCTGACCCCAAATCAAAATGTATCCACCAGCTCCCCTCGGCCCTCTCCCCAGCTCCCTAAAGAGAAACGCCCCTTTGACAGACCCAGCAGTAGGCCTCCGCAGAACTGCAGCAGCTTGCTCCTGCTCCTCCTCAACAACCACAACTCCCAAAAGAATCTCACCAAGAACGGGCATCTGGAGGATGACTGCGCCGCCCCTCCTAGCCAAGCCTCTTCCCATCAGTCCGACAGCGAGTATTCCAACCAGGAGAACAGCTTGACCAAAGACAGTAGTGACGCAGAGAGCTGCTACTCCAGCTGCTCCCCTATTGACCTCTCAATGAGGAGCCGAGTTTCCAGCCAAAAGTCAGAGCCCCCCTCCTCTGCTTCATCTTTGGACAAGCTTACAGAAACTCTTCTAAACAAGTGGAAGCCGGAGACTCCCGGGCCAAAGGTCCCTGAGGCCAGGGAGCTGGAAATGAGCCCAGACATGAAATCCCATCATAAGGTCACCCTCATGCAGTTACTGTTGGACCGCAAAAATAACGAGAAGGTAAACAAAATTGCAGATAATCCAGATTTGCAGCATGACGCAACCCTGAGCAACATGGCCAGAGGCCCACTTAAACGGCTTGGCACACTGGAGGAGAGCAGGACCCAGAATGCTCTCGAGCGGCTGACAGGTGGTGGTCTCTCCACTTTCTCTCTGAGTGAAGATACGAGTAACACTCCTTCCCCTTACTCTTACTCATCTCCCATTGTTCAGAACAGTCCAATGGACCTGTGCAAGTCTAAAAATCACACCAATGAAAAGACGGAGCCTGCATTTAGTGCCAGTAAGCTATTACAAAATCTGGCTCAGTGTGGTTTACAAAACCCATCCCCTTCGCCTCCTTTGCAAACCCACAGGCCAGCGAACAAAAGGCAAAGCCCAGAACTTGAAGTAGATCGGCCTCAGTCTCTTCTTGATGGGCTAGTTCCTCCAGTCAAGAGGAACAAAACTCCTTTGTTTGAACCTCCCCCTACCACTTTCACACTATTTGGACAGGAGCGGTCACCTCCAGCATCCATGCAAATTGAGAACCTCCTGGAGAGGCGCAACGTACTGCAGTTACTGCTGGGCAATGCCTCCCACAAGGAGAAATCCAGTGGGAGGAGAAGCACAGAGGCAGCCACTGGAGCTTTTGAAAGGCCTACAGGGGCCTCTGTCATCTCTGACTGCTCAAACGGACCATCATTGAACATTAAGATCAAAACAGAGCCAGGAGAGGAGAGTCTTCTTTCAGACAGCTCTGATGATGGAGGACGCTGGTGGAGGTCGGGACATGAGAGACAGAGTCCCCTTGCTAAAGCACATGACAATGTCAAAGCGGAGGACTGTCCCACGGAAGCCGCCGCTAAGTATGGCCTTCTCAGTCAGCTGTTGAAGCAGCAGAGCACTACCTATCACTCGAGTCCACGTACTGAGCCACATGTGAGCACAGTGAAAGAGGAGCAGCTGGATTATCAGGGGCCGCTTCCTAAAAAGAGGAAACTCTGCTTGGAGCTGGCCGAACACCTCAGCAACGAACTCTGCCAGAGACCGCTGGATACTGTGAGCGAGCGCCCGGTGTCGGGAACACCCGAGGAACGCAGCAGCAGACGGCTACTGAGCCCGAAAGAAGAGGACTCTTTCATCAAGGGTCCGGTGGGGAAAGCTCCCACGAGAGACAGCCAAGGCTTCAATGTTTTGAAGCAGCTCCTTTTGTCAGACAACTGTCTGAAAGAGCTCTCTCAGCCTCGAGGGACCCCCAGCCCTTTCCTCCCTCAGCCGCACTGCAAAGCCAATGGGAACTTCACTCATCCCAGTTACAATTCTGAACTCGTGAACTTTCCGTGGTTCCCCCAGACTCTTAACTCAGGGCCTGGTAATCTCAAACCACTCTCTTCCCCACCAGGAAACAGCACCCAGGGGTCACCCTGGCCTAAGGGCTCTCCTCGACCCAGTTCCACACCTGTGAAAAAAGAGACGGAAAGCTCACCAAGGTGGGCGATGGGTGGGGATTCCAAAAGTGAATCCAGACCTGATTCTCCACCTCTAACAAGGTCTAATCCTATATTGTACTATATGCTTCAGAGAGGGAACGGCCAGCTCAGAAAGGAGATGCAGGATCACGTGCAAAGGACACACTGTGGGGTTACAGTTAAAGAAGAGCCTTTCACTGACAGCAGGTACCATGAGCACAGACTGAGCACTATACAGCGCTCTCCCATCCACAGCGAGAGACATAGTAACGGTAGCGAGCACCTTAATGGCTCATTACAAAAATTGTGA